One stretch of Micromonospora echinospora DNA includes these proteins:
- a CDS encoding DegT/DnrJ/EryC1/StrS family aminotransferase: MSGQPSTVSEFPEWPQYGDEERTGLIRALEQGQWWRMGGSEVDSFEREFGDYHGSPHALAVTNGTHALEVALEVLGVGPGTEVIVPAFTFISSSLAAQRLGAVAVPVDVDLDTYCVDPAAVEAAITPRTKVIMPVHMAGQFADMDALDKLAADAGVALLQDAAHAHGAQWRGRRAGALGSVAAFSFQNGKLMTAGEGGAVVFPDEELRERAFLVHSCGRPRTDREYLHSTTGSNYRMSEFTAAVLRAQLPRLDEQIALREQRWPLLSSLLAEIPGVVPQATDPRTDRNPHYMAMFRIPGIGIERRRAVVDALIARGVPAFVAFRAIYRCEGFWMADASDESVEVIAARCPNTEQIHSDCVWLHHRTLLGTEQQMHEIAAVLADVLAG; this comes from the coding sequence ATGAGTGGTCAGCCCTCGACGGTGTCCGAGTTCCCCGAGTGGCCGCAGTACGGCGACGAGGAGCGAACCGGACTGATCCGCGCCCTCGAACAGGGTCAGTGGTGGCGGATGGGCGGCAGTGAGGTCGACTCCTTCGAGCGGGAGTTCGGTGACTACCACGGCAGCCCCCACGCGCTTGCCGTCACCAACGGCACCCACGCGCTGGAAGTCGCGCTGGAGGTGCTCGGCGTCGGCCCCGGTACGGAGGTGATCGTCCCGGCGTTCACGTTCATCTCGTCCTCGCTGGCCGCGCAGCGTCTCGGCGCGGTCGCCGTGCCGGTCGACGTCGACCTGGACACCTACTGCGTCGACCCCGCCGCCGTCGAGGCCGCGATCACGCCCCGTACCAAGGTGATCATGCCGGTGCACATGGCCGGGCAGTTCGCCGACATGGACGCGCTCGACAAGCTCGCCGCCGACGCCGGGGTGGCTCTGCTGCAGGACGCGGCACACGCCCACGGCGCGCAGTGGCGCGGCCGGCGGGCCGGCGCGCTCGGCTCGGTGGCCGCCTTCAGCTTCCAGAACGGCAAGCTCATGACCGCCGGCGAGGGCGGAGCGGTCGTCTTCCCCGACGAGGAACTGCGCGAGCGGGCATTCCTCGTGCACAGCTGCGGTCGGCCCCGCACCGACCGCGAATACCTGCACAGCACCACCGGCTCGAACTACCGGATGAGCGAGTTCACCGCCGCTGTGCTACGCGCCCAGCTGCCCCGCCTCGACGAGCAGATCGCGCTGCGCGAGCAGCGCTGGCCGCTGCTGTCGAGCCTGCTCGCCGAGATCCCGGGCGTCGTCCCGCAGGCGACCGACCCCCGCACCGACCGCAACCCGCACTACATGGCGATGTTCCGTATTCCCGGGATCGGCATCGAGCGCCGCCGTGCCGTGGTGGACGCGCTCATCGCCCGGGGCGTCCCGGCGTTCGTGGCGTTCCGGGCGATCTACCGGTGCGAGGGCTTCTGGATGGCCGACGCGTCCGACGAGTCGGTAGAGGTGATCGCGGCCCGCTGCCCCAACACCGAGCAGATCCACTCCGACTGCGTCTGGCTGCACCACCGCACCCTGCTCGGCACGGAGCAGCAGATGCACGAGATCGCCGCCGTGCTCGCCGACGTCCTCGCCGGATGA
- a CDS encoding type II 3-dehydroquinate dehydratase, whose protein sequence is MSDVLLLNGPNLGILGRREPEIYGTDTLDDIERAVGEEVAARGWGVVAEQHDCEGALIRTIQNSYDTVGAIVNPGALMIAGWSLRDALADYPRPFVEVHLSNVWARESFRHDSVIAPLASGVIVGLGALGYRLAARALTATVR, encoded by the coding sequence GTGTCGGACGTACTGCTGCTGAACGGCCCGAACCTGGGCATTCTCGGCCGGCGGGAACCGGAGATCTACGGCACCGACACCCTGGACGACATCGAACGCGCCGTCGGCGAGGAGGTCGCCGCCCGGGGCTGGGGTGTGGTCGCCGAGCAGCACGACTGCGAGGGTGCGCTGATCCGTACGATCCAGAACAGCTACGACACGGTGGGCGCGATCGTCAACCCGGGCGCCCTGATGATCGCGGGCTGGAGCCTGCGCGACGCGCTGGCCGACTACCCCCGGCCCTTCGTCGAGGTGCATCTGTCCAACGTGTGGGCGCGGGAGAGCTTCCGGCACGACTCGGTGATCGCCCCGCTGGCCAGCGGGGTGATCGTCGGGCTCGGAGCGCTGGGCTACCGGCTGGCCGCGCGCGCCCTCACCGCGACCGTCCGATGA
- a CDS encoding DoxX family protein yields MEIPVLVLTLVLAAVFAGTAVPKLTGQAQMRERMDHLGVSPGLTRVLGVLELAAVAGLLLGLLWPPLGIAAAIGLALQMTGAVVYHARAKDPAATILTPVIFAVAALALVYLHVRLG; encoded by the coding sequence GTGGAGATTCCCGTCCTCGTCCTGACCCTCGTCCTCGCGGCCGTGTTCGCGGGCACCGCCGTGCCGAAGCTCACCGGGCAGGCACAGATGCGCGAGCGGATGGACCACCTCGGCGTCTCGCCGGGGCTGACCCGCGTGCTGGGGGTGCTGGAACTCGCCGCGGTCGCCGGGCTGCTGCTCGGCCTGCTCTGGCCGCCCCTGGGCATCGCGGCGGCGATCGGTCTCGCCCTGCAGATGACGGGCGCGGTCGTCTACCACGCCCGGGCGAAGGACCCGGCCGCGACGATCCTGACGCCGGTGATCTTTGCCGTGGCCGCCCTGGCGCTCGTCTACCTGCACGTGCGGCTGGGCTGA
- a CDS encoding ROK family protein: protein MSGPQRHGGVLGIDVGGTKVALHAEAPGRPAYDRTFRWPRGAADPADDLTVLAVEVDRLLDRWGPVDAVGVAMPATTDTGGTVTTWPGRPGWAGLDLTGALRRLFPDAATAVADDGDLAALAEARCAGADDVVYLGVGTGIGGGIVLAGRPVPGRSSAEIGHMVVALDGERCDCDRHGCLQSVASGPATLRRAAARRGGEVGFDDLRAGLDGREPWAVAAVEESCRALAAAVVSLGEILDPALAIVGGGFAAGLPGFVPLVAQRARRAGRPGRPAPPVRPAALGGLSSLHGAVELARDLTGTPAPARPVPIA, encoded by the coding sequence GTGTCCGGTCCGCAGCGCCACGGCGGCGTCCTCGGCATCGACGTCGGCGGCACCAAGGTCGCGTTGCACGCGGAGGCACCCGGGCGGCCGGCGTACGACCGGACCTTCCGCTGGCCCCGTGGGGCCGCCGACCCGGCCGACGACCTGACGGTGCTGGCCGTCGAAGTGGACCGGCTGCTCGACCGGTGGGGACCGGTGGACGCGGTCGGGGTGGCCATGCCGGCGACCACTGACACCGGGGGCACCGTCACCACCTGGCCCGGGCGCCCCGGCTGGGCGGGCCTCGACCTCACCGGCGCGCTGCGCCGCCTCTTTCCCGACGCGGCGACCGCCGTCGCCGACGACGGTGATCTCGCCGCCCTGGCCGAGGCGCGCTGCGCCGGCGCGGACGACGTGGTCTACCTGGGCGTCGGCACCGGGATCGGCGGCGGCATCGTACTGGCCGGCCGGCCGGTGCCGGGCCGGTCCTCCGCCGAGATCGGCCACATGGTCGTCGCCCTCGACGGTGAGCGCTGCGACTGCGACCGGCACGGCTGCCTCCAGTCCGTCGCGTCCGGCCCCGCCACCCTGCGCCGCGCCGCCGCCCGCCGGGGCGGCGAGGTGGGCTTCGATGACCTACGGGCCGGACTCGACGGGCGCGAGCCCTGGGCGGTGGCTGCGGTCGAGGAGAGCTGCCGGGCGCTGGCGGCGGCGGTGGTGAGCCTCGGCGAGATCCTCGATCCGGCGCTGGCAATCGTGGGCGGCGGGTTCGCCGCCGGCCTGCCTGGCTTCGTGCCGCTCGTCGCGCAACGGGCACGCCGCGCCGGCCGGCCCGGGCGCCCGGCGCCACCGGTGCGTCCCGCCGCCCTCGGCGGGCTGTCGTCCCTGCACGGCGCGGTGGAGCTGGCTCGTGACCTGACCGGCACGCCGGCTCCCGCGCGCCCCGTCCCCATCGCGTAG
- a CDS encoding NADPH-dependent FMN reductase, whose protein sequence is MVRIGVIVGSTRPGRKADAVARWVRDVAAKRGDATVELVDIADYALPHFDEVLPPSMAPSRRPAVRRWATTVAGFDGFVFVTPEYNHSIPGALKDSLDFLYQEWQHAAAGLVSYGVHGGTRAAEHLRLVLGQLGVADVRSQVALSLTTDFVNFRDFRPAAHHEQALGTMLDEVVAWAGTLRTLRRA, encoded by the coding sequence ATGGTCAGGATCGGTGTCATCGTCGGCAGCACGCGCCCCGGCCGCAAGGCCGACGCCGTGGCCCGCTGGGTGCGCGACGTCGCCGCCAAGCGGGGCGACGCCACTGTCGAGCTGGTCGACATCGCCGACTACGCCCTGCCACACTTCGACGAGGTGCTGCCGCCGTCGATGGCGCCGTCGCGACGCCCGGCCGTACGCCGCTGGGCGACGACCGTGGCCGGGTTCGACGGCTTCGTCTTCGTCACGCCGGAGTACAACCACTCCATCCCGGGCGCGCTGAAGGATTCCCTCGACTTCCTCTACCAGGAGTGGCAGCACGCCGCCGCCGGCCTCGTCAGCTACGGCGTGCACGGCGGCACCCGGGCGGCGGAGCACCTGCGGCTGGTGCTCGGGCAGCTCGGCGTCGCCGACGTCCGCTCCCAGGTCGCGCTCTCTCTGACGACCGACTTCGTCAACTTCCGCGACTTCCGGCCGGCCGCGCACCACGAGCAGGCCCTCGGCACCATGCTCGACGAGGTGGTCGCCTGGGCCGGCACACTGCGGACGCTGCGCCGGGCCTGA
- a CDS encoding glycosyltransferase: protein MRVLLSTLGSRGDVQPLVALASRLTALGHQVRLCAPPDFARWVASFRIPFVPVGPPWRRSAAPRSRAAVPKPSPAQVRKLAESSIGIQFEVLSAAARDCDVLVASTGLQIAARTVAEKRGIPYVFAALCPAALPSPHHPPLPLPVLGEVPAPASADNSDLWAANLRHVNDTFAAPLNALRSAVGLGTVDDVSDHIHTDRPWLATDPTLAPWPDVADPAVYQPGAWLLPDKRALPAELTAFLDAGGPCVYVGFGSVAAPPGLLETAVRAVRAVGCRLVVSRGWAPLSPVDRSPDCLVVGEVNQQDLFREVAVVVHHGGAGTTTTAARAGTPQVVVPQVYDQHYFARRVSALGIGTAHPGSVPTVESLTEALGAALRPEVAARAREFAGVVRTDAAQVAAERLVVAPGA from the coding sequence ATGCGCGTACTGCTGTCGACTCTCGGGTCGCGTGGCGATGTCCAACCACTGGTGGCGCTCGCGTCGCGGTTGACGGCCCTCGGCCATCAGGTCCGCCTCTGCGCCCCGCCCGACTTCGCCCGCTGGGTGGCCAGCTTCAGGATTCCCTTCGTGCCCGTCGGCCCGCCCTGGCGCAGGTCGGCGGCGCCCAGGTCGCGGGCCGCCGTGCCAAAACCCTCGCCCGCGCAGGTACGCAAGCTCGCCGAGTCCTCCATCGGCATCCAGTTCGAGGTGCTGTCGGCCGCAGCCCGGGACTGTGACGTCCTCGTCGCGTCGACGGGCCTCCAGATCGCCGCCCGCACCGTGGCGGAGAAGCGCGGCATCCCGTACGTCTTCGCGGCGCTCTGCCCGGCGGCCCTTCCCTCACCCCACCACCCCCCGCTGCCGCTGCCGGTGCTCGGGGAGGTCCCGGCGCCCGCGTCGGCCGACAACAGCGACCTGTGGGCCGCCAACCTGCGGCACGTCAACGACACCTTCGCCGCGCCCCTCAACGCGCTGCGGTCGGCGGTGGGGTTGGGCACGGTCGACGACGTCAGCGACCACATCCACACCGACCGGCCGTGGCTGGCCACCGACCCGACCCTGGCACCCTGGCCGGACGTCGCCGATCCGGCCGTCTACCAACCGGGCGCCTGGCTCCTGCCCGACAAGCGGGCCCTGCCCGCCGAGCTGACGGCCTTCCTGGACGCCGGCGGGCCGTGCGTCTACGTCGGATTCGGCAGCGTCGCCGCACCCCCGGGTCTGCTGGAGACGGCCGTGCGGGCCGTGCGCGCGGTCGGTTGCCGGCTGGTCGTCTCCCGGGGCTGGGCACCGCTCTCGCCGGTCGACCGGTCCCCCGACTGCCTGGTGGTCGGCGAAGTGAACCAGCAGGACCTGTTCCGGGAGGTGGCCGTGGTGGTCCACCATGGCGGCGCGGGCACCACGACCACGGCCGCGCGGGCCGGGACGCCGCAGGTCGTCGTACCGCAGGTGTACGACCAGCACTACTTCGCGCGCCGGGTGTCCGCGCTCGGCATCGGCACCGCACACCCCGGCTCCGTGCCGACCGTCGAGTCGCTGACCGAGGCTCTGGGCGCCGCGCTGCGGCCGGAGGTGGCCGCCCGCGCCCGCGAGTTCGCCGGCGTCGTACGCACCGACGCGGCGCAGGTCGCCGCGGAGCGGTTGGTCGTCGCACCGGGAGCCTGA
- a CDS encoding glycosyltransferase family 2 protein: protein MSLPTNPPALSVVMPTYQDPQCLALTLKALTRQTLPPERFEVIVVRDGGSSDGYAEALAEGAGLRLRVLELAERKGRSVARNEGARRACAPLLVFLDADSWAVPDLLERHLAWHSVPGNAAVLIGRRDEIGLADLPAVLAGEPHAVARAFPHGGDLRFATGLPDDGGEWLRAGWVIAYTHNISLSSAHFAQVGGYREAFGLSYGVEDVELFYRVDRSLPDGVNFGYHDDARVVHLPHHKNITRNWMEMKANFQQAARLYPCLEWEFLTAVMGYEAIRRILHYRALIDECVERSACAIGPAAARLAGQVRGHRTLWIGTGRADSGLPTSALTFDYAAPIGRTNFHLLGVAPPMPPGSLDAVISVDFWRYLLWPELCQFISASLLLAGEVHLVATADSTPGMCAADPQTLDYLRQAQAAACTAELRAVEGLGHVLILRPLRPAPGAARRVPAQTAARARPAALVPGRSTTRG from the coding sequence ATGTCGCTGCCCACCAACCCTCCGGCGCTGAGCGTGGTGATGCCGACCTACCAGGATCCGCAGTGCCTCGCGCTGACCCTCAAGGCGCTGACCCGGCAGACGCTGCCGCCGGAACGCTTCGAGGTGATCGTGGTCCGGGACGGTGGCTCGTCCGACGGGTACGCCGAGGCGCTCGCCGAGGGTGCCGGTCTCCGCCTGCGCGTGCTGGAACTCGCCGAGCGCAAGGGCCGCTCCGTCGCCCGCAACGAGGGGGCGCGCCGTGCCTGCGCACCTCTGCTGGTCTTCCTCGACGCCGACTCGTGGGCGGTGCCCGACCTGCTGGAGCGGCACCTGGCCTGGCACAGCGTGCCCGGCAACGCGGCGGTGCTGATCGGCCGGCGGGACGAGATCGGCCTCGCTGACCTGCCGGCAGTGCTGGCCGGAGAGCCGCACGCGGTCGCACGCGCCTTCCCGCACGGCGGCGACCTGCGGTTCGCCACGGGGCTTCCCGACGACGGGGGCGAGTGGCTCCGGGCCGGCTGGGTCATCGCCTACACGCACAACATCTCGCTGTCCAGCGCGCACTTCGCGCAGGTCGGTGGTTACCGCGAGGCGTTCGGTCTGAGCTACGGCGTGGAGGACGTCGAGTTGTTCTACCGCGTCGACCGCAGCCTCCCCGACGGCGTCAACTTCGGCTACCACGACGACGCCCGGGTCGTCCACCTGCCGCACCACAAGAACATCACCCGCAACTGGATGGAGATGAAGGCCAACTTCCAGCAGGCGGCCCGGCTCTATCCGTGCCTGGAGTGGGAGTTCCTTACCGCCGTCATGGGGTACGAGGCGATCCGGCGCATCCTGCACTATCGCGCGCTCATCGACGAGTGCGTCGAGCGGTCGGCCTGCGCCATCGGGCCCGCCGCCGCGCGCCTCGCCGGCCAGGTGCGGGGGCACCGCACGCTCTGGATCGGCACCGGCCGCGCCGATTCCGGGTTGCCCACCTCGGCGTTGACCTTCGACTACGCCGCACCCATCGGGCGGACCAACTTCCACCTGCTCGGCGTCGCCCCGCCCATGCCGCCGGGCAGCCTGGACGCGGTGATCAGCGTGGACTTCTGGCGGTACCTGCTGTGGCCGGAACTCTGCCAGTTCATCTCGGCCTCGCTGCTGCTGGCCGGCGAGGTCCACCTGGTCGCCACCGCCGACTCGACGCCGGGGATGTGCGCCGCCGACCCGCAGACGCTGGACTACCTGCGTCAGGCGCAGGCCGCAGCCTGCACGGCCGAGCTGCGCGCGGTCGAAGGGCTCGGCCACGTACTGATCCTGCGGCCCCTCCGACCCGCGCCCGGCGCCGCGCGCCGGGTACCCGCTCAGACCGCCGCCAGGGCGCGACCCGCTGCCCTGGTGCCGGGGCGCTCCACGACGCGGGGATAG